A stretch of the Ochrobactrum sp. BTU1 genome encodes the following:
- a CDS encoding transcriptional repressor translates to MQNYHANHSMVSMEERLRGAGLRPTRQRVSLASLIYAQGDRHLSAEDLHEEAVLANVPVSLATVYNTLHQFTEAGMLRIIAVEGSKTYFDTNISDHQHFFLEGENVVFDIPHGERGQPTVSNMPEAPEGMEIVNVDIIVRLRRKTR, encoded by the coding sequence ATGCAGAATTATCATGCCAACCACTCGATGGTTTCAATGGAAGAACGGCTTCGCGGGGCTGGTTTGCGCCCGACGCGTCAGCGTGTTTCGCTTGCCAGCCTGATTTACGCGCAGGGTGATCGGCATCTTTCCGCTGAAGACCTTCATGAAGAAGCTGTACTGGCAAATGTGCCGGTATCGCTTGCGACCGTCTACAACACGCTGCACCAGTTTACCGAAGCCGGTATGCTGCGCATCATTGCCGTTGAAGGTTCTAAAACCTATTTCGACACCAATATTTCTGATCACCAGCACTTCTTCCTTGAAGGCGAGAATGTCGTTTTCGATATTCCGCATGGCGAACGTGGTCAGCCAACAGTCTCCAACATGCCCGAAGCACCGGAAGGCATGGAAATCGTCAATGTGGATATTATCGTCCGTTTGCGACGCAAGACGCGTTAA